A section of the Enterococcus montenegrensis genome encodes:
- a CDS encoding PTS sugar transporter subunit IIA has translation MFNFFKKNNTVVAPVTGIFKQLADLSDPVFSKGMMGSGFAIKPEDKKIVAPVEGIITSIFPTKHALGLKTSSGTEILLHIGIDTVELNGKGFDVKVREGQKVHSGELLMIVDFELLERENKACDVIVVFVDYKKDLIIPSLDKLITNQRILELT, from the coding sequence ATGTTTAATTTTTTTAAGAAAAATAATACTGTTGTAGCACCTGTTACGGGAATTTTTAAACAACTAGCCGATTTAAGTGATCCAGTTTTTTCTAAGGGGATGATGGGATCTGGATTTGCTATTAAACCTGAGGATAAAAAAATTGTAGCACCAGTTGAGGGAATTATTACGAGTATTTTTCCCACTAAGCATGCATTAGGTTTAAAAACAAGCTCCGGAACGGAAATCTTACTTCATATTGGAATTGATACCGTAGAGTTAAACGGTAAAGGTTTTGATGTTAAAGTTCGAGAAGGTCAAAAAGTTCATTCTGGAGAGTTGCTGATGATTGTCGACTTTGAGTTGTTAGAAAGAGAGAATAAGGCTTGTGATGTAATTGTCGTTTTTGTTGATTACAAAAAGGATTTAATAATACCAAGTTTGGACAAGTTAATAACAAATCAAAGAATTTTAGAATTGACATAA
- a CDS encoding sigma-70 family RNA polymerase sigma factor → MKEQLMNEALEHYDTLFRRVLAKENIFVQNSEYDDCLQEMRFNLIELLHDYRDLEIFKEDYNNSYLFRRFQWLCQDCRRKYLKRPETLLEEDAEQIQAPFDFIADIELAEMLQQIYLELSESEQRAFTSLLIDSHQLQDNKTATRQFPLKYPKSKPQKKISRQVRAYYRKKLRRVRSQIKKAMEK, encoded by the coding sequence ATGAAAGAACAATTGATGAATGAAGCGTTGGAGCACTACGATACCTTGTTTCGTCGCGTTTTGGCTAAAGAGAATATCTTTGTGCAAAATAGTGAGTATGATGACTGTCTGCAAGAGATGCGCTTTAATTTAATCGAGCTGCTGCATGATTATCGGGATTTGGAAATTTTCAAAGAAGATTACAATAACAGTTATTTATTTCGCCGTTTTCAGTGGCTTTGCCAAGACTGTCGTCGCAAATATTTAAAGCGACCAGAAACATTGCTAGAAGAAGACGCCGAGCAAATTCAGGCGCCCTTTGATTTTATCGCAGACATTGAATTAGCGGAAATGCTGCAGCAAATTTATCTAGAACTAAGTGAAAGTGAACAGCGGGCTTTTACTTCGTTACTTATTGACAGTCACCAGCTGCAGGATAATAAAACAGCTACAAGACAGTTTCCTTTGAAATATCCCAAAAGTAAGCCGCAAAAGAAAATTTCCCGCCAAGTGCGGGCTTATTACCGCAAAAAATTGCGGCGCGTCCGCAGTCAAATAAAAAAGGCGATGGAAAAATAA
- a CDS encoding VOC family protein yields MNLNGLQHIGIPTQDFAASQKFYESLGFQLINKEQNGNKKVGFFDLAGTVIEVWEDKAQKKRGAIDHIALDTKDIATAFTEIQALGYPLIDNEIMLLPFWEKGISYFNFIGPNGEIIEISQIEK; encoded by the coding sequence ATGAATTTGAATGGTTTACAACATATTGGTATTCCAACCCAAGACTTTGCTGCTTCACAGAAATTTTATGAATCACTGGGCTTTCAATTGATTAATAAGGAACAAAATGGGAATAAAAAAGTAGGATTTTTTGATTTAGCTGGAACTGTAATTGAAGTATGGGAAGATAAGGCTCAGAAAAAGAGAGGTGCTATTGACCATATAGCGCTTGATACAAAAGATATTGCGACGGCTTTTACTGAAATTCAAGCACTTGGCTATCCTCTAATTGATAATGAAATTATGTTATTGCCTTTTTGGGAAAAAGGGATTTCTTACTTTAATTTTATCGGACCCAATGGTGAGATTATTGAAATCAGTCAAATAGAGAAATAA
- the dnaB gene encoding replicative DNA helicase, which translates to MAVEDMWQDRMPPQDIQAEQAVLGSIFLAPDELINAMEVLSAKDFYQRRHQLIYQAMINLFDRNEAVDVVTLKAELERGNALEDVGSVGYLVELSQATPYAGSIGFYAKIVADKALLRNLIQAANKIVAAGYEQDEDVSAIVEDAERGILEVSERRNSNGFQAIEDVLQETFRNIDQLAQNDEAITGIPTGYPALDKMTAGLQQGELIILAARPAVGKTAFALNIAQNIGTKTDASVAIFSLEMDAESLVKRMLCAEGLIDAGHLKTGQLTDEEWGNLVVAMGSLSRASIFIDDTPGIKVSEIRARCRRLAQEKKDLGLILIDYLQLIEGTGRENRQQEVSEISRQLKKLAKELKVPVIALSQLSRGVEQRQDKRPVMSDIRESGSIEQDADIVAFLYRDDYYQRDSDDPDEQEDTRDNIIEVIIEKNRSGARGTVELMFIKEYNKFSSLSLREDAM; encoded by the coding sequence ATGGCAGTAGAAGATATGTGGCAAGACCGCATGCCGCCGCAAGATATTCAAGCGGAGCAGGCTGTTTTAGGTTCGATTTTTTTGGCTCCCGATGAGCTGATTAATGCGATGGAAGTTTTGAGTGCCAAAGATTTTTATCAGCGGCGTCATCAGCTGATTTACCAAGCGATGATTAATTTATTTGATCGTAATGAAGCCGTTGACGTGGTGACGTTAAAAGCAGAATTGGAAAGAGGCAATGCTTTAGAAGATGTCGGTAGTGTCGGCTATTTAGTTGAATTATCCCAAGCGACGCCTTATGCAGGCAGCATTGGCTTTTATGCGAAAATTGTCGCGGACAAAGCATTATTGCGCAATTTAATCCAGGCTGCAAATAAAATTGTCGCCGCCGGGTATGAACAAGATGAAGACGTTTCGGCCATTGTCGAAGATGCAGAACGGGGAATTTTGGAGGTTTCTGAGCGCCGTAATAGTAATGGTTTCCAAGCCATTGAGGACGTGCTGCAAGAAACCTTCCGCAACATCGATCAATTAGCGCAAAACGATGAAGCCATCACGGGGATTCCAACTGGTTATCCGGCATTAGATAAAATGACGGCTGGTTTGCAGCAAGGAGAATTAATTATCTTAGCTGCCCGGCCCGCGGTGGGGAAAACGGCCTTTGCATTAAATATCGCCCAAAATATTGGGACGAAAACCGATGCTTCGGTGGCGATTTTTAGTCTGGAAATGGATGCGGAATCGTTAGTTAAGCGGATGCTTTGTGCTGAAGGTCTGATTGACGCAGGGCATTTGAAGACCGGTCAATTAACCGATGAAGAGTGGGGCAATTTAGTGGTGGCAATGGGAAGTTTATCCCGTGCCAGCATTTTTATCGACGATACCCCGGGGATTAAAGTTTCTGAGATTCGCGCCCGTTGTCGTCGCTTGGCCCAAGAAAAAAAAGATTTGGGTTTGATTTTAATCGATTATTTGCAATTGATTGAAGGGACTGGACGGGAAAATCGCCAACAAGAAGTTTCTGAAATTTCCCGGCAGTTGAAAAAATTGGCAAAAGAATTAAAAGTGCCGGTTATTGCCTTATCTCAGCTTTCCCGTGGGGTAGAACAACGGCAAGATAAACGACCCGTGATGTCTGATATTCGGGAATCTGGTTCCATTGAGCAAGATGCCGATATCGTTGCCTTTTTATACCGGGATGATTATTATCAACGGGATTCAGATGATCCAGATGAACAAGAAGACACCCGCGATAATATTATCGAAGTTATTATCGAAAAAAACCGTTCCGGCGCCAGAGGGACGGTGGAATTGATGTTTATTAAAGAATACAATAAGTTTTCGTCGCTTTCTCTGCGGGAGGACGCCATGTAA
- a CDS encoding PTS transporter subunit EIIC: MDYKKAAEEVLENIGGKENVRSATHCITRLRLILKDKDQVNMEKLEEIDGAKGVLFNSGQLQVIFGTGTVEKVYKEFVDLTGAKEVSVSEIKDEGVHNSGNKLQQAFKVFSDIFIPIIPAFIGAAMVLGIRSLITTPGMFGMEGSFADHNVFLRDLASFFGIIATTFDYLPVLVMYSATKRFGGNPILGLLVGFVMIHPGLANRNDFVMDAVKPDYWHLFGLSIPAVAFQGGVFPAILTSWFLAKVEKITNKYSPQVLAYILVPTVTIILANFALFLIFGPLGNFIGNVLGGVIDFLYMKMGAFGAFVFAAALQPLVVTGTQHAIQGIEANLVATTGFNYIQPIWSVSIIAQGGGCIGMYLLFKKKSKDRDIAMSSFIPTLVGITEPAIFAVNMKYSIVPFVCSFIGAGFGGAFMKIFDVKAIGQGLTVLPGLTIANPVLPYIFGNLIAFILPIIFILAYDRYKVFIPEAKHRKTADTITKKVTV; encoded by the coding sequence ATGGACTACAAAAAAGCAGCAGAAGAAGTTCTAGAAAATATTGGCGGTAAAGAAAACGTTCGAAGTGCGACACATTGTATTACGCGTCTACGTTTAATTTTAAAGGATAAAGATCAGGTCAACATGGAAAAACTAGAAGAAATCGACGGAGCAAAAGGGGTTCTTTTTAATAGTGGACAATTACAAGTTATTTTTGGTACAGGAACTGTTGAAAAGGTTTACAAAGAATTTGTTGATTTAACTGGCGCTAAGGAAGTTTCTGTTTCTGAGATAAAAGATGAGGGTGTCCACAATTCCGGAAATAAATTGCAGCAGGCTTTTAAAGTATTTTCAGATATTTTTATTCCAATTATTCCAGCTTTTATTGGTGCTGCTATGGTATTGGGAATCCGTTCATTAATTACTACGCCAGGAATGTTTGGTATGGAAGGCTCATTTGCAGATCACAATGTTTTCTTACGAGACTTAGCCAGTTTCTTCGGAATTATTGCAACGACATTTGATTATTTACCCGTTTTAGTAATGTATTCTGCGACAAAACGTTTTGGTGGTAATCCAATTTTAGGCTTATTAGTAGGGTTTGTAATGATTCATCCTGGATTGGCAAATCGTAATGATTTTGTTATGGATGCAGTTAAACCTGATTACTGGCATCTTTTTGGACTTAGTATTCCAGCAGTTGCCTTCCAAGGCGGTGTTTTCCCTGCCATCTTAACATCATGGTTTTTAGCAAAAGTAGAAAAAATCACCAATAAATACTCACCACAAGTATTAGCTTATATTTTAGTTCCTACCGTAACGATTATTTTAGCCAATTTTGCTTTATTTCTAATTTTTGGTCCATTAGGTAATTTTATTGGCAATGTTTTAGGCGGTGTAATTGACTTCTTATACATGAAAATGGGAGCATTCGGTGCCTTTGTTTTTGCAGCAGCACTACAGCCATTAGTTGTGACTGGAACGCAACATGCAATTCAAGGTATTGAAGCCAACTTGGTTGCAACCACAGGATTTAATTATATTCAGCCGATTTGGTCCGTGTCCATTATTGCGCAAGGTGGTGGCTGTATTGGAATGTATTTGTTATTCAAGAAAAAGTCAAAAGATCGTGATATTGCCATGTCTAGTTTCATTCCAACTTTAGTTGGCATTACTGAGCCTGCTATTTTCGCTGTAAATATGAAGTATTCTATCGTACCATTTGTTTGTTCCTTTATTGGTGCAGGATTTGGTGGTGCTTTTATGAAAATTTTTGATGTAAAAGCAATTGGTCAAGGGTTGACTGTTTTACCAGGTTTAACAATTGCCAATCCTGTTTTACCTTATATTTTTGGTAACTTAATTGCTTTTATTTTACCAATTATCTTTATCTTAGCTTATGATCGTTATAAGGTGTTTATCCCTGAAGCAAAACATCGTAAAACGGCAGATACTATTACAAAAAAAGTTACAGTTTAA